A region of Kineosporia sp. NBRC 101731 DNA encodes the following proteins:
- a CDS encoding dihydrofolate reductase family protein: MRPLRYSINVTLDGCCDHEAIVPDEELHQRANDNLARADALLFGRTTYELMEAGWRYPAEPGSRPAWTEPFARTIDAAQKYVVSSTLSSVDWNSQLLSGDLETAVRELKDQPGRGLLTGGVMLPMALAELGLIDEYEFVVQPRLAGHGPTLFHGLSQYVDLTLVDRIEYGSGAVALRYVPQ; this comes from the coding sequence ATGCGACCACTTCGGTACTCCATCAACGTCACGCTGGACGGATGCTGTGATCACGAGGCGATCGTTCCGGACGAGGAACTGCATCAGCGCGCGAACGACAACCTGGCGCGGGCCGATGCGCTGCTCTTCGGCCGGACGACCTACGAGCTGATGGAGGCCGGCTGGCGGTATCCCGCGGAGCCGGGCAGCCGGCCCGCGTGGACGGAACCCTTTGCCCGGACCATTGATGCCGCCCAGAAATACGTGGTGTCAAGCACTCTGAGCAGTGTCGACTGGAACTCGCAGCTGCTGTCGGGCGACCTCGAGACAGCTGTTCGGGAGCTCAAGGATCAGCCGGGACGAGGGTTGCTCACCGGGGGCGTGATGCTTCCGATGGCGCTGGCCGAACTGGGGTTGATCGACGAGTACGAGTTCGTGGTGCAGCCCCGGCTGGCCGGCCACGGGCCGACCTTGTTCCACGGGCTTTCGCAGTATGTCGACCTGACCCTCGTCGACCGGATCGAATACGGTTCGGGAGCCGTTGCTCTGCGCTACGTGCCGCAGTAA
- a CDS encoding SigE family RNA polymerase sigma factor, which translates to MRDNSPRLLSMARGLTRSNADAEDLLQDVLAKVLLKWDTVSAALNPQAYVKQMLVNAATSFWRRGFHRESLSDSALIGERPVPDESGVLAERDSLLAALGRLKPKHRAVLVLRYYEGLNDHEIAATLGMAHASVRSNAARGLAELRKAGLLNEARV; encoded by the coding sequence GTGCGGGACAACTCGCCGCGGCTGCTGTCGATGGCCCGGGGTCTGACGCGGTCGAACGCCGATGCGGAAGATCTGCTGCAGGACGTGCTGGCGAAGGTGCTGCTGAAGTGGGACACGGTCAGTGCTGCCCTCAACCCGCAGGCCTATGTGAAGCAGATGCTGGTCAACGCGGCGACGTCGTTCTGGCGTCGGGGGTTTCACCGCGAGTCGCTGTCTGACAGTGCCCTGATCGGGGAACGTCCGGTGCCCGACGAGAGCGGAGTTCTGGCTGAACGGGATTCACTGCTGGCAGCTTTGGGCCGGTTGAAACCGAAACATCGGGCCGTGCTGGTGTTGAGGTACTACGAGGGCCTGAACGACCACGAAATTGCCGCGACGCTCGGCATGGCTCATGCGAGCGTGCGCAGCAACGCCGCCCGAGGATTGGCAGAACTGCGAAAGGCGGGACTACTGAACGAGGCCCGGGTCTGA
- a CDS encoding alpha/beta hydrolase, whose amino-acid sequence MSADWAQVSLWRSAPLEEKAESLHTTENTLVQLGYDMFGSGLGVWTGAAALFAGIQRNLLKESLEDRITEVSAVRRALHDASDSVASVEHAVKVATEYAADNGLWIAGDGTVNDERGVTVMGDSSDQDVDSALADRQSTINECLMLVEEAVRRAYYVDQDLFAVLNDGVLSGSLAQRDAADFRQAERDGAGAGKLGPYKPPQDSATPAQNAAWWAALTQTEQDGIRRDHPEWIANRDGLSAKLRNEANETLLKRYTDQYTAEYNELDAYFKAKIAEHPDAERVIEETDDKSARYLWLREEVMPALKTLNKIASTSDETSPLLERQILGLKILPGERVQAIIAAGDVDSADNVSVFTPGFTTTTSKLDGYDQKMLELKRRAEFIAASSDDSDDQPTVATVTWLDYQAPQWSTVASSNSVLSAHTARSAGVDLADFYEGLNVSRADDPHLVALGHSYGSAVTGAALTKESGIDDAVVFGSPGLPIENVDQLKLHGTLYNEQAQGDRFVGESWATGFDPNYMADTVQLDTGASTGADKTPLAASHGHSEYLNNRTTSQNNLAAVIAGHPEQTVEKK is encoded by the coding sequence GTGAGCGCGGACTGGGCGCAGGTCAGCCTCTGGAGGTCAGCTCCGCTTGAGGAGAAGGCCGAGAGCCTGCACACGACGGAGAACACCCTGGTCCAGCTCGGATACGACATGTTCGGTTCCGGTCTCGGAGTGTGGACCGGCGCAGCCGCACTGTTCGCCGGGATCCAGCGGAACCTTCTGAAGGAAAGCCTGGAAGACCGCATCACTGAGGTATCAGCCGTCCGCCGGGCCTTGCACGATGCATCAGACTCTGTCGCCTCGGTGGAACACGCGGTGAAGGTGGCCACGGAGTACGCGGCGGACAACGGCCTGTGGATCGCCGGCGACGGAACGGTCAACGACGAGCGCGGTGTGACCGTCATGGGCGACAGCTCGGATCAGGACGTCGACTCAGCGCTGGCCGACCGCCAGAGCACCATCAACGAGTGTCTGATGCTCGTGGAGGAAGCAGTACGTCGCGCTTACTACGTCGACCAGGACCTGTTCGCGGTGCTGAACGATGGGGTGCTGAGCGGCAGCCTGGCCCAGCGAGACGCGGCCGACTTCAGGCAAGCGGAGCGCGATGGGGCCGGAGCAGGAAAGCTCGGTCCCTACAAGCCTCCCCAAGACAGCGCGACGCCCGCGCAGAACGCCGCCTGGTGGGCAGCTCTCACCCAAACCGAGCAGGACGGGATTCGGCGGGACCACCCCGAATGGATAGCCAACCGCGACGGCCTCAGCGCCAAGCTACGCAACGAAGCGAATGAAACACTGTTGAAGCGCTACACCGACCAATACACCGCCGAGTACAACGAACTCGACGCGTATTTCAAGGCCAAGATTGCTGAACATCCAGATGCAGAGAGGGTTATCGAGGAAACGGACGACAAGAGTGCCCGTTACCTATGGCTTCGGGAAGAGGTGATGCCAGCACTGAAAACACTGAACAAGATCGCGAGCACCTCGGATGAAACCTCACCGCTCCTCGAACGCCAGATTCTCGGACTGAAAATCCTTCCTGGCGAACGTGTTCAAGCTATCATTGCGGCCGGTGACGTAGACTCTGCCGACAACGTATCCGTCTTCACGCCGGGCTTCACCACGACTACATCGAAGCTCGACGGCTACGACCAGAAGATGCTCGAGCTGAAACGGCGGGCCGAATTCATTGCGGCGAGCAGTGATGACAGCGACGATCAGCCGACCGTGGCAACGGTGACCTGGCTCGATTACCAGGCCCCGCAGTGGAGCACCGTGGCATCGAGCAACTCCGTGCTGTCGGCGCACACCGCTCGTTCCGCGGGTGTCGATCTCGCCGATTTCTACGAGGGCCTCAATGTCTCGCGCGCCGACGATCCTCATCTCGTCGCGCTCGGACACTCGTACGGATCCGCCGTGACCGGTGCAGCCCTGACGAAGGAGTCAGGAATCGATGACGCGGTAGTGTTCGGCTCTCCAGGCCTCCCCATCGAGAACGTTGACCAGTTAAAGCTTCATGGCACTCTCTACAACGAGCAAGCCCAAGGTGACCGGTTCGTAGGAGAATCGTGGGCCACGGGCTTCGACCCGAACTACATGGCCGACACGGTGCAGCTGGACACCGGAGCCAGCACCGGTGCGGACAAGACACCGCTGGCAGCTTCGCACGGCCACAGCGAATACCTCAATAATCGCACCACGAGCCAGAACAACCTGGCTGCCGTGATCGCCGGCCACCCCGAACAGACGGTCGAGAAGAAATGA
- a CDS encoding MarR family transcriptional regulator translates to MSQGGIDLETSLGYLLKEASSALRTAMEEVLRPLGMNVTRYSCLELLAQRPGLSSSELARGAFVTRQSMNVLLQALEREGFVTRPAEAPVGKVLPAQLTPLGRANLEKATVAVRSVEVRMLGGMTEAEQAGAFRILQSMIHSLRDDHHGA, encoded by the coding sequence ATGAGTCAAGGTGGCATCGACCTGGAGACCTCACTGGGCTATCTGCTGAAAGAGGCCTCGAGTGCCCTGCGCACCGCCATGGAAGAGGTGCTGCGGCCGCTCGGGATGAACGTGACGCGCTACTCCTGCCTCGAGCTGCTGGCCCAGCGGCCGGGTCTGTCGAGCTCTGAGCTCGCCCGGGGTGCGTTCGTGACCCGGCAGTCGATGAATGTGCTGCTCCAGGCCCTGGAGCGGGAGGGCTTCGTGACCCGGCCGGCTGAGGCGCCCGTCGGGAAGGTTCTTCCCGCGCAGCTCACGCCGCTGGGTCGGGCCAATCTGGAGAAGGCGACCGTGGCCGTGCGGTCTGTCGAGGTCCGGATGCTGGGTGGCATGACCGAGGCCGAGCAGGCGGGGGCGTTCCGGATTCTGCAGAGCATGATCCATTCCCTGCGCGACGATCACCACGGTGCGTAG
- a CDS encoding YciI family protein: MTRYLISFDDGAMTFPAEELPDVARASMAVVEEARAAGVWVFGGGVIGQGAKVVSTDGSVADYALGEGTLGGFSIVDVSSLDEALVWAGRIAVSCRCAQKVRELMADPDLTKS, encoded by the coding sequence ATGACGCGCTACTTGATCTCGTTCGACGACGGGGCGATGACCTTCCCCGCCGAGGAACTGCCTGACGTGGCCAGAGCCTCGATGGCCGTGGTCGAAGAGGCTCGCGCTGCGGGGGTCTGGGTCTTCGGGGGAGGGGTGATCGGTCAGGGGGCGAAGGTCGTTTCCACCGATGGGTCGGTTGCCGACTACGCGCTGGGCGAAGGCACTCTCGGTGGTTTCTCGATCGTCGACGTGTCGTCCCTCGACGAGGCTCTGGTCTGGGCGGGCCGGATCGCGGTTTCCTGTCGCTGCGCACAGAAGGTGCGGGAACTCATGGCCGATCCGGACCTCACGAAGAGCTGA
- a CDS encoding NmrA family NAD(P)-binding protein has protein sequence MNELQSDSAVGRMSISRPVLVLGATGKTGRRVAERLRAQGVPVRRGSRSAATPFDWDRRETWEAAVSGVQAVYISYFPDLAFPGATATVQDFAARAAASGVQRLVLLSGRGEEAARAAERSVAAAGVEWNIVRSAFFDQNFSESFFLESVLEGEIVLPTGQAAEPFVDADDIADTAVVALTGPRTGQIYEVTGPRLLTFAQVAEELSAATGRTITYVQVTGDEYRAALAAQGLPEDFADLFTSITDGRNAYLCDGVQTATGRPPRDFTEYARLTAATGIWNT, from the coding sequence ATGAATGAGCTTCAGAGTGATTCGGCGGTCGGCCGGATGTCCATTTCTCGTCCGGTGCTCGTGCTCGGAGCCACCGGGAAGACCGGTCGCCGGGTGGCCGAGCGACTGCGTGCCCAGGGCGTTCCGGTTCGGCGCGGTTCTCGTTCTGCCGCAACGCCCTTCGACTGGGATCGCCGCGAGACCTGGGAGGCGGCGGTGAGCGGCGTGCAGGCCGTGTACATCAGCTATTTCCCCGATCTCGCGTTTCCCGGCGCCACCGCAACGGTGCAGGACTTCGCAGCCCGTGCAGCGGCATCCGGGGTTCAGCGCCTGGTTCTGCTGTCCGGGCGGGGGGAAGAGGCGGCCAGGGCGGCCGAACGGTCCGTGGCTGCAGCCGGGGTCGAGTGGAACATCGTGCGCTCAGCGTTCTTCGACCAGAACTTCAGCGAAAGCTTCTTTCTCGAATCAGTTCTGGAGGGAGAGATCGTGCTACCCACGGGGCAGGCCGCGGAACCCTTCGTCGACGCCGACGACATCGCAGACACCGCAGTGGTGGCACTGACCGGACCCCGTACCGGTCAGATCTATGAGGTGACGGGCCCGAGGCTTCTCACGTTCGCCCAGGTGGCCGAGGAGCTTTCCGCGGCTACCGGGCGCACCATCACCTACGTCCAGGTGACGGGAGACGAGTACCGGGCGGCTCTGGCCGCGCAGGGCCTGCCCGAAGACTTCGCAGATCTGTTCACCAGCATCACCGACGGACGAAATGCCTACCTCTGCGACGGTGTTCAGACAGCGACCGGCAGGCCCCCACGCGATTTCACCGAGTACGCCCGGCTCACCGCTGCCACGGGGATCTGGAACACGTAG
- a CDS encoding VOC family protein translates to MPIKLENVGIAVVDLDATIAFFTDLGLTVLGRDTVSGEWADTAVGLDGNHAKIAMLQTPDGNGRLELFEYIHPDAIETHPTLPNEIGMHRVAFSVDDIDEALEIAARHGCYPLRGVATYEDVYKLTYVRGPSGIIVMLAQELKKP, encoded by the coding sequence ATGCCCATCAAGCTTGAGAACGTAGGCATCGCGGTCGTGGACCTCGATGCGACGATCGCCTTCTTCACCGACCTCGGTCTGACTGTGCTCGGCCGGGACACGGTCAGTGGGGAGTGGGCCGACACCGCCGTCGGCCTCGACGGCAACCACGCCAAGATCGCCATGCTCCAGACGCCCGACGGCAACGGTCGTCTCGAGCTCTTCGAGTACATCCACCCCGACGCCATCGAGACGCATCCGACGCTGCCCAACGAGATCGGCATGCATCGGGTCGCCTTCTCCGTCGACGACATCGACGAGGCTTTGGAGATCGCGGCCAGGCACGGCTGCTACCCGCTGCGTGGCGTGGCGACCTACGAAGACGTGTACAAGCTGACCTATGTCCGCGGCCCCAGCGGCATCATCGTGATGCTGGCCCAGGAGCTGAAGAAGCCCTGA
- a CDS encoding LppA family lipoprotein, with amino-acid sequence MDNIFEQLTQDADERWTSANPLGQLTRRVGAVFLVVGLALTGAGCSGTVRKLVGAPMTQPEARAELEKRPTFEQAEKDYLALAKELRKVFDDLAPELTWDVAKAREIETGGCLSPFAQIDDAEHAWYDAGLATGSAPDAVWPQVWQKIIEVAAQYGFTKIVVIDDEPQNRYLVIKNGQGGNITLMEGGNTTFFVEGACHLHEGPDNRPSKTETAGY; translated from the coding sequence ATGGATAACATCTTCGAGCAGCTGACCCAAGATGCCGATGAAAGGTGGACTTCCGCGAACCCCCTCGGCCAGCTGACCCGGCGCGTAGGTGCGGTGTTCCTCGTAGTGGGTTTAGCGCTCACGGGCGCCGGATGCTCAGGAACGGTGAGAAAACTCGTGGGCGCGCCCATGACGCAACCAGAGGCCAGGGCTGAGCTCGAGAAGCGCCCCACCTTCGAACAGGCGGAGAAGGACTATCTGGCGCTGGCGAAGGAACTTCGTAAGGTCTTCGACGACCTGGCGCCCGAGCTGACATGGGACGTAGCCAAGGCCAGAGAGATCGAGACCGGCGGATGTCTGTCGCCGTTCGCTCAGATTGATGATGCTGAGCATGCTTGGTACGACGCTGGCCTCGCTACGGGAAGTGCTCCGGATGCAGTCTGGCCACAGGTATGGCAGAAGATCATCGAGGTTGCCGCACAGTACGGCTTCACCAAGATCGTCGTCATAGACGACGAGCCTCAGAACCGTTATCTGGTCATCAAAAACGGTCAGGGTGGCAACATTACCTTGATGGAGGGCGGTAACACGACATTCTTTGTCGAGGGCGCCTGCCATCTCCACGAGGGTCCGGACAACCGACCGTCAAAGACGGAGACCGCCGGCTACTGA
- a CDS encoding IclR family transcriptional regulator C-terminal domain-containing protein: MKAGVAGESVLQRVSRILRAFDSDHCHLALGPLARRAALPTSTASRLALEMVELGLLERNENGEFSVGLQLWEIAALADSPITLRSALSPLLDDLLAVTRQHLQLVIRDGEEGVVLDRRDGHADLPLHYHVGGRIPLAPTATGQILLAAAPPDLLEDMLHRNDYGWPTFECDRPTAKIIRAQIAAVRGADLAVLRRPTSPVVSVGVPVRDANRRVVAAIGILMARDGMPISQVEPLMRAAALTATRILGAGESPRPPAWSRR, from the coding sequence ATGAAAGCTGGTGTAGCGGGCGAATCCGTGCTGCAACGGGTATCGCGCATCCTGCGCGCCTTCGACAGCGACCACTGCCATCTCGCTCTGGGACCTCTGGCCCGCCGGGCCGCGTTGCCCACGAGCACCGCCAGCCGGCTGGCCCTCGAAATGGTCGAGCTGGGCCTGCTCGAGCGGAACGAGAACGGTGAGTTCAGCGTGGGACTTCAACTGTGGGAGATCGCTGCGCTAGCAGATTCGCCGATCACCCTCCGCTCGGCGCTCTCACCCTTGCTGGACGACCTGCTGGCGGTCACTCGTCAGCACCTGCAACTGGTGATCCGGGACGGTGAGGAGGGGGTGGTCCTGGATCGCCGGGACGGGCACGCCGATCTTCCCCTTCACTACCATGTCGGTGGGCGTATTCCACTGGCCCCGACGGCTACCGGGCAGATTCTTCTGGCCGCAGCGCCCCCGGATCTGCTGGAAGACATGCTGCATCGCAACGACTACGGCTGGCCGACTTTCGAATGTGACCGTCCCACGGCAAAAATCATCAGGGCCCAGATCGCAGCGGTCCGCGGCGCCGACCTGGCAGTGCTGCGCCGCCCGACCTCGCCGGTGGTCTCCGTCGGGGTGCCGGTGCGCGATGCGAACCGGCGGGTGGTGGCGGCCATCGGGATTCTCATGGCTCGTGACGGCATGCCGATTTCGCAGGTGGAACCCCTGATGCGGGCTGCCGCGCTGACGGCCACCCGGATTCTCGGCGCCGGCGAATCACCTCGACCGCCGGCCTGGAGCCGACGCTGA
- a CDS encoding glycoside hydrolase family 64 protein — MSRKSLTAIRRRRTVAIVAGTAIVLALGVSSSFAIGRNHGGPRPHHGSGHSRPHPSATATTAPTPTVAPTTETPGTDEPTSTSPGDETPGDETATATTAPSSSTTTTTSPAGDASFWGSTSDIPAAQNVLQVKVLNKTNGKYPDSQVYWTFNGQTHSIAEQPYVDMPANAAGRMTFHLGSPDSKYNDFIEFTVGDNVFNGNTTRVDAFGLKLAMLLHNDDGSEQEVGENRATFAESREATFGRFAAAVPAEFKHLASGTDRIVSPGGDSAFAAGGQYADYMNSYASSVGSNATTQQIFGCSGPLANDAAGCANLNRHVADLPQTDWSTPSSYYKKAPANYYAEFWHDNAIDAKAYGFPYDDYASQSSYISHTDPKYLLVAVGW, encoded by the coding sequence ATGTCGCGCAAGTCCCTGACAGCCATCCGGCGGCGCCGCACCGTGGCCATCGTGGCCGGCACCGCCATCGTGCTGGCACTGGGAGTCTCGAGTTCGTTCGCCATCGGTAGGAACCACGGCGGGCCTCGTCCGCATCACGGTTCCGGGCACTCCCGGCCCCACCCGAGTGCGACGGCTACGACGGCCCCGACCCCCACGGTGGCACCCACCACTGAGACGCCCGGCACCGATGAGCCGACATCGACGTCCCCGGGCGACGAAACCCCGGGCGACGAGACCGCAACGGCCACCACCGCACCCAGCTCGAGCACAACCACGACCACGTCGCCCGCGGGCGACGCCTCTTTCTGGGGCAGCACCAGCGACATCCCGGCGGCCCAGAACGTACTCCAGGTCAAGGTTCTCAACAAGACCAACGGTAAGTACCCGGACAGCCAGGTCTACTGGACCTTCAACGGCCAGACGCACTCCATCGCCGAGCAGCCCTACGTGGACATGCCGGCCAACGCCGCCGGGCGCATGACGTTCCACCTCGGTTCGCCCGACAGCAAGTACAACGACTTCATCGAGTTCACCGTCGGCGACAACGTGTTCAACGGGAACACCACCCGGGTCGACGCTTTCGGTCTCAAACTGGCCATGCTGCTGCACAACGACGACGGCAGCGAGCAGGAGGTCGGCGAGAACCGGGCCACCTTCGCCGAGAGCCGCGAAGCCACGTTCGGGCGCTTCGCCGCCGCCGTTCCGGCCGAGTTCAAGCACCTGGCTTCGGGAACCGACCGGATCGTCTCCCCCGGTGGTGACTCCGCATTCGCGGCCGGCGGCCAGTACGCCGACTACATGAACAGTTACGCCTCGTCGGTGGGCTCGAACGCGACCACCCAGCAGATCTTCGGCTGCTCCGGGCCGCTCGCCAACGACGCCGCCGGGTGCGCCAACCTGAACCGCCACGTGGCCGACCTTCCCCAGACCGACTGGTCCACGCCCAGCTCGTACTACAAGAAGGCCCCGGCGAACTACTACGCCGAGTTCTGGCACGACAACGCGATCGACGCCAAGGCCTACGGTTTCCCCTACGACGACTACGCCAGCCAGTCGTCGTACATCTCGCACACCGACCCGAAGTACCTGCTCGTCGCGGTCGGCTGGTAG
- a CDS encoding serine hydrolase domain-containing protein, which produces MTPPGKLLLLKRLVVFGAVGALAGIALTGGPAQSAPNDLQRTAQGVVNAGSSGFLTRVYDGSRISTATAGLANRDTGQRMKNKSQYEVGSQTKTFVAVLVMQLVADHRVDLDTPVETYLPGVVPNGANITVRMLLQHTSGLGDYLDDPGLNEEFFEDPTTIFDAQRLLEGAFTLDPLFAPGTDWSYSNTNYIVLGEMLRKLTGKPVRDLIEQKIARPANLSETFLADDARDRSAAADYAHGYGVDLSTTPYDYYDVTEWSLSSAGTAGALVSTARDLSKFYSALIGGKLIPDVQLKQMMTAVDTTAPGQDPTGYGLGLQYWKTPCGELWGHSGLVFGHRSTTAVSLDGRRSVAYDRNTHIAYAEDEDPTPDVFEIATGAAVFTSICAMYGKPLPDDLIIDAGSRKAQATRSQMPALAPAGADTFPAPPMHR; this is translated from the coding sequence ATGACTCCTCCCGGAAAGCTTCTTCTTCTCAAACGTCTCGTCGTCTTCGGGGCGGTCGGTGCACTTGCCGGGATCGCTCTCACCGGTGGCCCGGCCCAGTCTGCACCGAATGACCTTCAGCGCACTGCCCAGGGGGTGGTGAACGCGGGCTCGTCCGGCTTCCTCACCCGGGTATACGACGGCAGTCGGATCAGCACCGCGACCGCGGGGCTGGCCAACCGGGACACGGGGCAGCGCATGAAGAACAAGTCTCAGTACGAGGTCGGCAGCCAGACCAAGACCTTCGTCGCCGTTCTGGTGATGCAGCTGGTGGCCGATCACCGCGTCGACCTGGACACACCGGTCGAGACCTATCTGCCGGGAGTCGTGCCGAACGGCGCGAACATCACCGTGCGCATGTTGCTGCAGCACACCAGTGGCCTGGGCGACTACCTCGACGACCCTGGCCTGAACGAGGAGTTCTTCGAAGACCCGACCACGATCTTCGACGCGCAGCGTTTGCTGGAGGGGGCGTTCACTCTCGATCCCCTCTTCGCGCCGGGAACCGACTGGTCGTACTCGAACACCAACTACATCGTCCTGGGGGAGATGCTCCGGAAGCTGACTGGAAAACCGGTGCGTGATCTGATCGAACAGAAGATCGCGCGTCCTGCGAACCTGAGCGAAACCTTCCTCGCCGATGATGCCCGCGACCGTTCCGCCGCGGCCGATTACGCGCACGGCTACGGGGTCGACCTCAGCACCACGCCGTACGACTACTACGACGTCACCGAGTGGTCGCTGTCCTCGGCCGGTACCGCAGGCGCACTGGTCTCCACCGCACGTGATCTGAGCAAGTTCTACTCGGCGCTCATCGGCGGAAAACTTATCCCGGACGTACAGCTCAAGCAGATGATGACGGCGGTGGACACGACGGCCCCGGGCCAGGACCCGACCGGCTACGGCCTCGGGCTGCAGTACTGGAAAACGCCCTGCGGCGAACTGTGGGGCCATTCCGGCTTGGTCTTCGGTCACCGCAGCACCACGGCGGTGAGCCTGGACGGGAGGCGGTCGGTCGCCTACGACCGCAACACCCATATCGCCTACGCAGAAGACGAAGACCCGACTCCCGATGTCTTCGAGATTGCCACTGGTGCAGCCGTCTTCACATCGATCTGCGCCATGTACGGCAAACCGCTGCCGGACGACCTGATCATCGACGCCGGTTCCCGCAAGGCCCAGGCAACCCGGTCACAGATGCCTGCCCTGGCCCCGGCCGGAGCGGACACCTTCCCGGCGCCGCCGATGCACCGGTAA
- a CDS encoding CAP domain-containing protein: MFTHRRSRITPRRVTLFAVPIALLVASGLFLGKSVATASPATTESSSSTSSASTSSSVTTAATTTAAATKRAKRQLKLENKVIAYTNKSRKKAGCKAVKKSKALTKAARKHSKLEAKNQAQGHQFPGEDDLGTRITKAGYKGWTGAGENAAGGTGGVWFVNAHDVMYGGTYTKKGVGYTSSGWMQDKAHKDNIINCSFTSIGVGAVIDSKGAVWWTQDFASKK, from the coding sequence GTGTTCACTCACCGTCGGTCGCGAATCACACCGCGCCGCGTCACCCTGTTCGCCGTCCCGATCGCCCTGCTCGTCGCCTCGGGTCTCTTCCTGGGCAAGTCGGTCGCGACCGCCTCCCCGGCGACCACCGAGTCGTCCTCGAGTACGTCGTCCGCAAGCACCTCGTCCTCAGTGACCACTGCCGCCACCACCACCGCGGCAGCGACGAAGAGGGCCAAGCGGCAGCTGAAGCTCGAGAACAAGGTGATCGCGTACACCAACAAGTCGCGCAAGAAGGCCGGGTGCAAGGCCGTCAAGAAGAGCAAGGCCCTCACGAAGGCCGCTCGCAAGCACTCGAAGCTCGAGGCCAAGAACCAGGCCCAGGGCCACCAGTTCCCGGGTGAGGACGACCTGGGCACCCGGATCACGAAGGCCGGCTACAAGGGGTGGACCGGTGCGGGTGAGAACGCCGCCGGCGGCACCGGCGGCGTGTGGTTCGTGAACGCCCACGACGTGATGTACGGCGGCACGTACACCAAGAAGGGCGTCGGTTACACGTCCAGCGGCTGGATGCAGGACAAGGCCCACAAGGACAACATCATTAACTGCTCGTTCACGAGCATCGGTGTCGGCGCCGTCATCGACAGCAAGGGCGCCGTCTGGTGGACGCAGGACTTCGCCAGCAAGAAGTGA
- a CDS encoding type VII secretion target: MTENFEVSVSDLRVCARQAETAASVVGKLDPGADLTSASHEIPGADSVAALTQVASKWDSDLKLWRDTMQEFSEGLDSAATGYESSDEAGAQAYAALSPEYGLVPEGSAALDLNSRPPSAYGLNPDVPDLDLSVLKRGNE, encoded by the coding sequence ATGACCGAAAACTTCGAGGTCTCTGTGAGCGACCTACGCGTCTGCGCGCGTCAGGCCGAAACGGCCGCCAGTGTTGTGGGAAAGCTCGACCCAGGTGCCGATCTCACCTCGGCCTCACACGAGATCCCGGGAGCCGACAGCGTTGCCGCTCTGACACAGGTCGCGTCCAAATGGGACAGCGATCTCAAGCTGTGGCGCGACACCATGCAAGAGTTCAGTGAAGGGCTCGACAGCGCTGCGACCGGATACGAGAGCAGCGACGAGGCGGGCGCCCAGGCGTATGCAGCGCTGAGCCCGGAATACGGTCTCGTGCCGGAGGGCTCAGCTGCCCTGGATCTGAATAGCCGCCCGCCCAGCGCATACGGCTTGAACCCCGATGTTCCCGACCTAGACCTCTCGGTGCTCAAGAGGGGCAATGAGTGA
- a CDS encoding LppA family lipoprotein — protein sequence MDLQKQLQARPSFAQAGADYKALLEEVRDLLSDVEPDLTWDNDGARQSGESFCSEPFTDVPDARYAIYDVGTGKGALPEDRWSEVQNKVATVAAQYGFTEIALENHTPGNLILVIAGPWDNTLELRSAKNTTLAVFGGCFIKSEPSENPSGS from the coding sequence ATGGATCTTCAAAAACAGCTACAGGCGCGCCCCTCCTTCGCCCAGGCCGGCGCGGACTACAAGGCGCTGCTGGAAGAGGTGCGCGATCTGCTCTCAGACGTTGAGCCAGATCTCACCTGGGACAACGACGGCGCACGCCAGAGCGGCGAGAGCTTCTGCAGTGAGCCGTTCACCGACGTTCCGGATGCCCGTTATGCGATCTATGACGTCGGTACCGGCAAGGGAGCATTGCCGGAAGACCGCTGGTCGGAAGTTCAGAACAAGGTAGCCACCGTGGCTGCTCAGTACGGGTTCACCGAGATCGCCCTGGAGAACCACACCCCCGGCAACCTCATATTGGTCATCGCCGGCCCGTGGGACAACACCCTGGAACTGCGCAGCGCCAAGAACACCACCCTCGCCGTCTTTGGAGGATGCTTCATCAAGTCCGAACCCTCGGAAAACCCCTCGGGGTCCTGA